In the Candidatus Dormiibacterota bacterium genome, one interval contains:
- a CDS encoding CpaF family protein — protein sequence MLLVDKLNKGKLPEKPDKGESAPPPGLSSLVVKPQNVAARIPNVDNIKRAIHERLIAALGQNSDTVSSDVIQRRIAELTDEYCEETKLKLTKHDRTELAELIMHDVLGLGPLESLLEDPEVSEIMVNGPKTIFAERRGRLAQSELVFENERELRKVIDRIVARIGRRVDESSPMVDARLPDGSRVNIVIPPLAVQGSSITIRKFSRVPYKVQDLVNFGTMNHDMANFIRACVRSRISMVVSGGTGSGKTTTLNVLSNFIPDTERVVTVEDTAELQLRQRNLVTLEARSANVEGRGAIAIRDLVVNALRMRPDRIVVGECRSAETLDMLQAMNTGHDGSMTTVHANSPKDAINRIETMVIMGGSDLPFQAIREQIVGGITLLVQQARLRDGRRVVTHISEITGINGNQIQLQDICLFDQTGIDEEGNVLGTFRWTGIVPKLLPRLKANGEDFPVEVFGQHGLQVIEGQPHHAGGDAAQGATAD from the coding sequence ATGCTGCTCGTTGACAAACTCAACAAAGGCAAGCTTCCGGAGAAGCCGGACAAGGGCGAGTCCGCGCCGCCCCCGGGTCTGTCCAGCCTCGTGGTCAAGCCGCAGAACGTCGCGGCCCGTATCCCGAATGTCGACAACATCAAGAGGGCCATCCATGAGCGTTTGATCGCGGCCCTCGGCCAGAACTCAGACACCGTCAGCAGCGACGTGATCCAGCGCCGCATCGCGGAGCTCACCGACGAGTACTGCGAAGAGACCAAGCTCAAACTCACGAAGCACGACCGGACCGAGCTCGCCGAGCTGATCATGCACGACGTCCTCGGTCTAGGTCCCCTCGAGTCCCTGCTGGAGGACCCGGAGGTCAGCGAAATCATGGTCAACGGGCCAAAGACGATCTTCGCCGAGCGCCGCGGCCGCCTGGCGCAGTCCGAGCTGGTCTTCGAGAACGAACGCGAGCTTCGCAAGGTCATCGATCGGATCGTCGCCCGGATTGGACGCCGGGTCGATGAGTCCTCGCCGATGGTCGACGCCCGCCTTCCCGATGGTTCTCGGGTGAACATCGTGATTCCCCCGCTTGCCGTGCAGGGCTCGAGCATCACGATCCGGAAGTTTTCGCGTGTGCCCTACAAGGTGCAGGACCTCGTCAACTTCGGAACGATGAACCATGACATGGCGAACTTCATCCGCGCCTGCGTTCGGTCGCGGATCAGCATGGTGGTCAGCGGCGGCACGGGTTCGGGCAAGACGACGACCCTCAACGTGCTCTCGAACTTCATCCCGGACACCGAGCGCGTGGTGACCGTTGAGGACACTGCCGAACTGCAGCTCCGCCAGCGCAACTTGGTCACCCTGGAAGCGCGCAGCGCCAACGTCGAGGGTCGCGGCGCGATCGCGATCCGCGACCTCGTCGTCAACGCCTTGCGGATGCGGCCCGACCGCATCGTCGTCGGCGAATGCCGCTCCGCCGAAACGCTGGACATGCTCCAGGCGATGAACACCGGCCACGACGGGAGCATGACCACGGTGCACGCCAACAGCCCCAAGGACGCGATCAACCGGATCGAGACCATGGTCATCATGGGCGGCTCGGACCTGCCGTTCCAGGCCATCCGCGAACAGATCGTGGGCGGCATCACCCTGCTGGTGCAGCAGGCCCGGCTGCGCGACGGCCGTCGCGTCGTCACGCATATCTCCGAGATCACCGGCATCAACGGCAACCAGATTCAGCTGCAGGACATCTGCCTCTTCGATCAGACCGGCATCGACGAGGAGGGCAATGTCCTCGGGACGTTCCGCTGGACTGGCATCGTGCCGAAGCTGCTCCCGCGGCTGAAAGCCAACGGTGAAGACTTCCCGGTCGAGGTGTTCGGACAGCACGGCCTCCAGGTGATCGAGGGGCAGCCCCACCACGCCGGTGGCGACGCGGCGCAGGGCGCCACGGCGGACTGA
- a CDS encoding response regulator transcription factor: MNTATVRLLIADDHEMIRLGLRSILESDPRIRVVGEAASPQDAVYQAALLRPDVVLLDVRMPGGSGIDACREILGRNLGSKVIMLTSYADEDAVYESIMAGASGYLLKEINKAGLIDAVISVSEGRSLLDPEVTRKVLERIRKMAASTDEVARAALSDQEKRVLRLAAHGKTNKQIAADLFLSDKTVKHHISNILSKLNLSSRAQAAVWATQHGLLDEFPERKAS; the protein is encoded by the coding sequence ATGAATACCGCGACCGTTCGCCTGCTGATCGCCGACGACCACGAGATGATCCGGCTGGGGCTGCGATCGATCCTCGAATCCGATCCGCGCATCCGGGTCGTCGGTGAAGCCGCCTCCCCGCAGGACGCGGTCTACCAGGCCGCGCTACTGCGCCCCGACGTGGTCCTGCTCGACGTGCGCATGCCAGGAGGGAGTGGCATCGACGCCTGTCGCGAGATCCTGGGGCGCAACCTGGGGAGCAAAGTGATCATGCTGACCTCCTACGCCGACGAGGATGCGGTGTACGAGTCGATCATGGCCGGCGCCTCCGGCTACCTCTTGAAAGAGATCAACAAGGCCGGCCTGATCGATGCCGTGATCTCCGTCTCGGAGGGCCGCTCATTGCTCGATCCTGAGGTGACGCGCAAGGTCCTGGAACGGATCCGAAAGATGGCCGCCAGCACCGATGAGGTCGCCCGCGCCGCGCTCTCCGACCAGGAAAAGCGGGTGCTCCGGCTGGCCGCCCACGGCAAGACCAACAAGCAGATCGCCGCCGACCTGTTCCTCTCGGACAAGACGGTCAAGCATCACATCTCCAACATCCTCAGCAAGCTGAATCTCAGCTCGCGGGCGCAGGCCGCCGTCTGGGCCACCCAGCATGGCCTGCTCGATGAGTTTCCTGAGCGGAAGGCCAGTTAG